A window of the Leucothrix mucor DSM 2157 genome harbors these coding sequences:
- a CDS encoding TRAP transporter substrate-binding protein — protein sequence MYKDDSTGVSRRDFMRVSGRYGMTSTLLAAGALGTTASLSQLARAAEETDKQRYAVEPKFKLKFGASGFNDANLDIQKSGQLFFARDIEERTNGAIRVEFIGSNQICGQVDCVKKTQQGIVDMYSASTQNSAGGAPYLNVLDYAYMFPSRAAQYHFLYSHKSEALLREPLRQKHKLQFLFSHCELRGLQLGLKWADKPLVQSVKELAGTKNRVTGTQLGRIAMQLMDLNPVPVAWSETLDALKTGLIDGAETWAGAVAYAGMSPVVSQSVDLKFFCGTEHTSMSLPVFDKLGSALQEAVMESSYTAQIFTQGMNEAALFDIVGGTTPQKPGTVFAQNGTRVATLSDAAIKEAEEMCSPEFVPEPWEQWRERLNKWSGGHDTYKEIYDIAREIPKDMSAVNVKPNRWWRG from the coding sequence ATGTACAAAGATGACTCAACTGGCGTCTCTCGCCGTGATTTTATGCGTGTTTCCGGACGTTATGGTATGACGTCAACCCTGCTTGCTGCAGGTGCTCTGGGAACTACCGCCTCTCTGTCTCAACTGGCTCGTGCTGCTGAAGAAACTGATAAGCAGCGCTACGCTGTAGAACCTAAATTCAAACTCAAATTCGGCGCGTCTGGCTTTAATGACGCCAATCTGGATATCCAAAAATCAGGCCAGCTGTTTTTTGCTCGTGATATCGAAGAGCGTACTAATGGTGCGATTCGTGTCGAGTTTATTGGTAGCAACCAAATCTGTGGGCAAGTCGACTGTGTTAAGAAAACACAGCAGGGTATTGTCGATATGTATTCCGCATCCACCCAAAACTCAGCCGGTGGCGCACCGTATCTGAATGTGCTGGATTATGCCTACATGTTCCCATCCCGCGCGGCGCAATATCACTTCCTGTACAGCCATAAGAGTGAAGCGCTGCTGCGTGAACCGCTGCGTCAAAAGCACAAGTTACAATTCCTGTTCTCTCACTGTGAGTTGCGTGGCCTGCAGCTTGGTTTGAAGTGGGCAGATAAGCCATTAGTGCAGTCCGTTAAAGAGTTAGCGGGGACCAAGAACCGCGTAACCGGCACGCAGTTAGGGCGTATCGCCATGCAATTGATGGATCTGAATCCGGTACCAGTGGCTTGGTCTGAGACGTTGGATGCCTTGAAAACCGGTTTGATTGATGGGGCTGAGACTTGGGCTGGTGCGGTGGCTTATGCCGGTATGTCTCCAGTGGTGTCTCAGTCGGTTGATCTGAAATTCTTCTGCGGTACTGAGCACACGTCAATGAGTTTGCCAGTGTTCGATAAGTTGGGTTCTGCACTGCAAGAGGCGGTGATGGAGTCTTCTTATACCGCGCAGATCTTCACGCAAGGCATGAACGAAGCAGCATTATTCGACATCGTGGGTGGTACAACGCCACAGAAGCCAGGCACAGTATTTGCTCAAAATGGTACCCGTGTGGCAACCCTGTCGGATGCGGCGATCAAAGAAGCGGAAGAAATGTGTTCACCAGAGTTTGTGCCAGAGCCCTGGGAGCAGTGGCGTGAGCGTTTGAACAAATGGTCCGGCGGGCACGATACGTACAAAGAAATCTACGACATCGCGCGTGAGATTCCAAAGGACATGTCCGCAGTCAATGTTAAACCGAATCGCTGGTGGAGAGGCTGA
- a CDS encoding TRAP transporter small permease gives MVVLRFLLRWLDNNAEKVVIIIAYTAMAGIIFVEVIRRFVFSVQAPWSTTIPVLLFLWLTWFGASYNIKKRTHLALSEVRSRMPAKMQLYCLGLDAILWIVFASIVIYYTTIQVYISYDNFAIVGGTDDVMEWWFYLATPLAWSLLVIRVIQNFIEDLGKYKRGEPFILQGLLNDD, from the coding sequence ATGGTCGTACTTCGCTTTCTATTAAGATGGCTGGATAATAATGCCGAAAAAGTCGTTATTATCATTGCCTATACCGCGATGGCCGGCATTATCTTTGTTGAGGTAATCCGACGATTTGTCTTTAGTGTGCAAGCTCCCTGGAGTACCACCATCCCGGTTCTGCTGTTCTTATGGCTGACGTGGTTTGGTGCCTCGTACAACATCAAAAAACGCACCCATCTTGCGCTGTCGGAAGTGCGCAGCCGGATGCCCGCTAAGATGCAATTATATTGTCTTGGCTTGGATGCGATTTTATGGATTGTGTTTGCGTCCATCGTTATCTACTACACCACCATTCAGGTCTACATCTCCTATGATAACTTCGCGATTGTCGGTGGTACCGATGATGTCATGGAGTGGTGGTTCTATCTGGCGACGCCGTTGGCCTGGAGCCTGCTGGTGATTCGCGTTATTCAGAATTTCATTGAAGATCTTGGCAAGTATAAACGCGGCGAGCCGTTTATCTTACAAGGCCTGTTAAACGACGATTAG
- a CDS encoding TRAP transporter large permease encodes MDQNLWVTVISVAVTLLFIIGVPIFLVIGFWVVGVSIVIDFTLANVGVTLFEGLSFFGLLALPLFIMTGDLINAAGIAKRLSDFAYSLLGFARGGLGMAAISACGMFAAISGSNSGTTATIGSIMHPEMTKGGYDKTFAAATIAAGGTVGIIIPPSIIFIVYGFLLNLPISELFIAGMLPGLLMVVAMMFTCWVISRRNGWGHIIKFEPKRILRTGLRAYLGFLAIIIVVYGIYSGTFSPTEAASVTVGFSVLAGILVTREIKIRNLPAILMRSGHITGMLAPLIAVSVVMQQILSLLGAGEYVGGLISGLGDPFWILIACMMLVLAAGTVLESLPNTIILAPILAPIAYTAGVDPIHFAVIFLVGDAIGFITPPYGLNLYVASGITGIPYLQIVKHVIPYLVALMAAWFLVAFWPPLSLFLLQFGGLN; translated from the coding sequence ATGGATCAGAACCTATGGGTGACGGTTATCTCCGTCGCAGTGACACTCTTGTTCATTATCGGAGTGCCAATCTTTTTGGTAATCGGATTTTGGGTCGTCGGTGTCAGTATTGTTATTGATTTTACCTTGGCCAATGTGGGCGTTACGCTGTTTGAAGGCTTGAGCTTCTTTGGTCTTCTGGCGCTGCCGCTGTTTATTATGACAGGTGACCTGATTAATGCCGCCGGTATCGCTAAACGCTTATCCGACTTTGCTTATTCGCTATTGGGCTTTGCCCGTGGTGGTTTGGGTATGGCGGCCATCAGCGCCTGCGGCATGTTCGCGGCCATTTCCGGTTCAAACTCAGGGACTACGGCCACTATCGGAAGCATTATGCATCCGGAGATGACGAAAGGTGGCTACGATAAAACCTTTGCGGCAGCGACGATTGCCGCCGGTGGTACGGTGGGGATTATCATTCCGCCCAGTATTATTTTTATTGTGTATGGCTTCCTGCTAAACCTGCCGATTAGTGAGTTGTTTATTGCTGGGATGTTGCCGGGCTTACTTATGGTTGTGGCGATGATGTTCACCTGCTGGGTGATCAGCCGACGCAACGGTTGGGGCCATATTATTAAGTTTGAACCTAAGCGGATTCTGCGTACCGGTTTACGCGCCTACCTTGGTTTCCTTGCGATTATTATCGTGGTTTACGGGATTTACTCCGGTACTTTCTCACCTACAGAAGCGGCCAGTGTCACGGTGGGTTTTAGTGTGTTAGCCGGTATCTTGGTCACTCGTGAAATTAAGATTCGTAACTTGCCTGCGATCTTAATGCGCTCCGGTCACATCACCGGAATGCTCGCGCCGTTAATTGCAGTGTCGGTCGTTATGCAGCAGATTTTGTCATTGCTGGGTGCGGGTGAATACGTGGGCGGGTTGATCTCTGGCTTAGGCGATCCATTCTGGATTCTGATTGCTTGCATGATGTTGGTACTGGCAGCGGGAACGGTGTTGGAGAGCTTGCCTAACACCATTATCTTAGCGCCGATTTTGGCACCAATTGCCTATACCGCCGGTGTTGACCCGATTCACTTCGCGGTAATCTTCTTAGTGGGTGATGCAATCGGCTTTATTACACCACCTTATGGGTTGAATCTGTATGTTGCCAGTGGCATCACCGGTATCCCTTATTTGCAGATCGTAAAGCACGTGATTCCATACCTCGTTGCACTCATGGCTGCTTGGTTCCTGGTGGCGTTTTGGCCTCCGCTTTCACTGTTCTTACTACAGTTCGGAGGGCTTAACTAA
- a CDS encoding IclR family transcriptional regulator codes for MSKTVSSSSTLLRGLAILENIAEAPRGLSTAELVEILGLPKPTVHRIAQQLEDEGYLQRTPTDRRFVVGHLLKKFSINIISNDTVGAPRHAILEALSEEIGETCNCTMLDGNHTLYFDRVECNWPIKVDLHPGSRLPLHATASGKLFLAHMKPQERKRLLNAAPLSRNTVRTIVSPELLEVELKKIKEEGIGYDNEELLDGMVAVAVPVFDSANRVSFTLAVHAPTTRRKIEDLRQYIPSLRRAAAALAACYCDPEESV; via the coding sequence ATGTCAAAAACAGTCAGTTCGAGTTCAACATTACTTCGTGGCCTCGCAATATTGGAAAATATTGCTGAGGCTCCACGGGGGCTTTCGACCGCTGAGTTAGTGGAGATTTTGGGGCTGCCAAAGCCAACCGTCCACCGTATTGCTCAGCAGCTTGAAGATGAAGGGTATCTGCAACGGACCCCGACCGACCGCCGTTTTGTGGTGGGGCATCTGCTTAAGAAATTTTCCATTAATATCATTTCAAACGACACTGTTGGCGCACCGCGTCATGCCATTCTTGAGGCGTTATCTGAAGAGATTGGCGAGACTTGCAACTGCACCATGCTGGACGGCAATCACACTTTGTATTTCGATCGGGTGGAATGCAATTGGCCGATCAAGGTTGACCTGCATCCCGGCTCACGACTGCCGTTACATGCCACTGCCAGTGGTAAGTTGTTTTTGGCGCATATGAAGCCGCAGGAACGTAAGCGTTTATTGAATGCTGCGCCACTTTCCCGCAATACCGTACGTACTATTGTGTCTCCAGAGCTGTTGGAAGTGGAGCTTAAAAAGATCAAAGAAGAAGGCATTGGCTACGATAATGAAGAGCTGCTGGATGGCATGGTCGCTGTTGCGGTGCCGGTTTTTGATAGCGCCAATCGGGTTTCTTTTACGTTGGCCGTGCATGCACCGACAACCCGACGTAAAATAGAGGACTTACGCCAGTATATTCCTTCGCTCAGGCGCGCCGCAGCTGCTTTGGCGGCCTGCTATTGCGATCCTGAAGAGTCTGTTTAA
- a CDS encoding leucine-rich repeat-containing protein kinase family protein, with translation MHTLADLKAGLLKHATRLQLSENLTEFPTEIFDLADTLETLDLSGNALTSLPDDFARLTQLKVLFLSNNQFEVLPDVLAECPKLEMIGFKANRIHTVAENALPKATRWLILTDNQIGQLPDSMGQLASLQKLMLAGNKLTSLPESMANCRALQLLRISANELTALPEFLLQLPKLAWLAYSGNPFCGEFAADPAAFVNVSFDDIEQHEVLGQGASGVIYRASWVKSPAELADAEQPIAVKVFKSNVTSDGYPVDELHACLAAGNHDNLVQLLARVEQPEQLGLVMGLIPESFDNLGEPPTFASCTRDHFDDDFMLSTEAVSLIANQMAGVLVYLWEQGICHGDLYAHNILINPEAEVLFGDFGAASSLAGLSAGQRSGLEKLEVRAFGCLLEDLLGSSYDGDDFPDLFEPLIMLKNRCMHPKPAARPSLADIKAELQKL, from the coding sequence TTGCATACCCTCGCCGACCTTAAAGCCGGGCTGCTAAAGCATGCCACGCGCCTGCAGCTGTCAGAAAACCTGACTGAATTCCCCACTGAAATTTTTGATCTGGCGGATACGCTGGAAACCTTAGATCTATCTGGCAATGCGCTCACTAGCCTGCCGGATGATTTCGCGCGTTTAACACAGTTAAAAGTGCTATTTCTATCCAATAACCAGTTTGAAGTGCTGCCGGACGTACTGGCCGAGTGCCCGAAGCTGGAGATGATTGGGTTTAAAGCCAACCGCATTCACACCGTTGCTGAAAATGCCTTACCCAAAGCCACGCGCTGGTTGATTTTAACCGATAACCAAATTGGGCAACTGCCAGACTCTATGGGGCAATTAGCATCCTTGCAAAAGCTGATGCTGGCGGGTAATAAGCTGACCAGTTTGCCAGAGTCGATGGCCAATTGCCGTGCGCTGCAGTTATTGCGCATCTCGGCCAACGAGCTAACAGCCTTGCCTGAGTTTTTACTGCAATTACCCAAGCTGGCTTGGCTGGCTTATTCTGGTAATCCCTTTTGTGGTGAGTTTGCAGCCGACCCAGCCGCTTTTGTGAATGTGAGCTTTGATGATATCGAGCAGCATGAAGTCTTAGGGCAGGGCGCATCCGGTGTGATTTATCGGGCATCTTGGGTGAAATCACCAGCCGAGTTAGCAGATGCTGAGCAGCCAATTGCCGTTAAAGTTTTTAAGTCGAATGTGACTAGCGATGGCTATCCGGTGGATGAGTTACACGCTTGTTTAGCCGCGGGTAATCACGATAACTTAGTGCAGTTGCTGGCGCGTGTTGAGCAGCCGGAGCAGTTGGGCTTGGTAATGGGTTTGATCCCGGAAAGCTTTGATAACTTGGGCGAGCCACCGACCTTTGCCAGCTGTACCCGCGACCATTTTGATGATGACTTTATGTTATCGACCGAAGCGGTCAGCCTGATTGCTAATCAGATGGCTGGCGTGCTGGTATATCTTTGGGAGCAGGGGATTTGCCATGGCGACTTGTACGCGCACAACATCCTGATTAATCCGGAGGCCGAAGTATTATTCGGTGATTTCGGAGCGGCGTCATCGTTAGCGGGTTTAAGTGCGGGGCAGCGTAGCGGTCTGGAAAAACTAGAAGTGCGCGCATTTGGTTGTTTGCTGGAGGATTTGCTAGGTAGTAGCTATGATGGCGATGATTTCCCTGATTTATTTGAGCCGCTGATTATGCTGAAAAACCGTTGTATGCATCCAAAGCCTGCGGCGCGTCCTAGCTTGGCGGACATTAAAGCCGAATTACAAAAGTTATAA
- a CDS encoding RNA-binding S4 domain-containing protein, producing MEEFKLDDRGYIELNSLLKVTGMIDSGGLAKSLIADGHVTVNGEVELRKRCKIYTDTIVEFDGQKVHVV from the coding sequence ATGGAAGAGTTTAAATTAGATGACCGTGGTTATATCGAGTTGAATAGCTTGTTAAAAGTCACGGGCATGATTGATAGCGGCGGATTGGCTAAAAGCCTGATCGCAGACGGACATGTCACCGTGAATGGTGAAGTGGAGTTGCGTAAGCGCTGTAAAATCTACACGGATACGATTGTTGAGTTTGATGGGCAGAAGGTGCACGTCGTTTAA
- the msrA gene encoding peptide-methionine (S)-S-oxide reductase MsrA, with the protein MIKKAYLAGGCFWGMEDLIRKQDGIINTEVGYTGGVAPNPTYKSHEGHAEAMLIEYDDEIMSYRELLEYFFRIHNPTTRNRQGNDIGTSYRSAIFYQNEEEKAEAAAMIKFVDESGKWPAPVATSLEAFDVFYDAEDYHQDYLEKNPGGYTCHLEYFQSYD; encoded by the coding sequence ATGATTAAGAAAGCCTATTTGGCCGGCGGCTGTTTTTGGGGAATGGAAGACCTGATCCGAAAGCAAGACGGCATTATTAACACTGAAGTTGGCTACACCGGTGGCGTTGCCCCAAACCCGACTTATAAAAGCCATGAAGGCCACGCCGAAGCGATGCTGATCGAATACGACGATGAGATCATGAGCTATCGCGAGTTGCTGGAATACTTCTTCCGCATTCATAACCCGACCACGCGTAACCGTCAGGGTAATGACATTGGTACATCTTATCGCTCAGCGATTTTCTATCAGAATGAAGAAGAGAAAGCCGAAGCAGCAGCCATGATTAAGTTTGTGGATGAGTCAGGCAAATGGCCTGCACCAGTAGCAACGTCGTTGGAAGCCTTTGACGTGTTTTACGATGCGGAAGACTATCATCAGGATTATTTGGAGAAGAATCCGGGCGGCTATACGTGTCACTTAGAATATTTTCAGTCTTACGACTAA
- a CDS encoding YebC/PmpR family DNA-binding transcriptional regulator: MGRAYQNRKESMAKTSNMKAKVYSKYGREIYVCAKAGGVDPEGNLALRSLIERAKKDQVPTHVIEKGIEKAKGGGGEDYYPARYEGYGPGNCMAIIDTLTDNPNRTFGDVRLCFTKTNCKIGTQGSVTHMFDHLAIFKFAGDDEEAVLDALMEADVDVTDIENEDGMISVFAPHDQYGKTRQAILSVVPDADFEVDEIQFLPQVMTQISGEDDTAMFEKFMDMLNELDDVQNVYHNAEL, from the coding sequence ATGGGAAGAGCGTACCAAAACCGCAAAGAATCCATGGCCAAGACTTCAAATATGAAGGCCAAGGTTTACAGTAAGTACGGACGCGAAATCTATGTTTGCGCCAAAGCAGGAGGTGTTGACCCTGAGGGTAACCTTGCGCTTCGCAGCTTAATTGAGCGCGCAAAAAAGGACCAGGTTCCTACTCACGTTATTGAAAAAGGTATCGAGAAAGCCAAAGGCGGCGGTGGTGAAGATTACTACCCTGCTCGCTACGAAGGCTACGGCCCTGGCAACTGCATGGCGATTATCGATACGCTAACGGATAACCCGAACCGTACCTTTGGTGATGTTCGCCTGTGCTTCACGAAGACCAATTGCAAAATCGGTACTCAGGGCTCAGTGACTCACATGTTCGATCATCTGGCGATTTTCAAATTTGCCGGCGATGACGAAGAAGCGGTACTAGATGCGCTGATGGAAGCGGATGTTGATGTCACTGATATCGAAAACGAAGATGGCATGATCTCTGTGTTTGCACCGCACGATCAGTACGGTAAAACCAGACAAGCCATTTTAAGTGTGGTGCCGGATGCTGATTTTGAAGTGGATGAGATTCAGTTCCTGCCACAAGTGATGACGCAGATCAGTGGCGAAGACGATACCGCAATGTTTGAAAAATTCATGGATATGTTGAACGAGCTGGACGATGTTCAGAACGTTTATCACAACGCTGAGTTATAA